One window of the Chryseotalea sp. WA131a genome contains the following:
- a CDS encoding imidazolonepropionase, protein MLITNIKGLVQVRENTPHFLAGSEMAHLPVLSNAFLYLKDECICDYGTMDNLPSISASQTIDASGRFVFPSFIDSHTHLVFAATREDEFVLKIKGATYAEIAAMGGGILNSAKKLQQTSEEELFARALPRVREVIATGTGAIEIKSGYGLTTKDEVKMLRVAKRIGSETPLKVKTTFLGAHAVPQGIAKLDYVKLVINEMIPAVAEEKLADYIDVFCEDGFFTPDETERIVEAGKKFGMKPRIHANQLQRSGGVQVGVKTNAMSVDHLENIDQEEIDCLKNTSVMPTALPGAAFFLNLSFPPARQMLNGGLPLAIASDYNPGSSPSGNMFTMISLACIKMKMTPEEAFNAATINTAYAIELLKSHGSITRGKIANIFITKPISSIALLPYSFGSNLIETVVLNGVVIPKS, encoded by the coding sequence ATTTTAATTACCAATATCAAAGGCTTGGTTCAAGTCAGGGAAAACACCCCTCATTTTTTAGCGGGTAGTGAAATGGCACACCTTCCAGTGCTGTCAAATGCATTTCTTTATTTGAAAGATGAATGTATTTGCGATTATGGAACGATGGATAATCTTCCGTCCATATCAGCATCCCAGACCATCGATGCTTCAGGTCGATTTGTATTCCCCAGTTTTATCGATTCGCACACGCACTTGGTCTTTGCCGCCACCCGCGAGGATGAATTTGTGTTGAAGATAAAAGGGGCAACCTATGCCGAAATAGCTGCCATGGGCGGAGGTATTTTAAACTCTGCTAAAAAGCTCCAACAAACATCGGAAGAAGAATTATTTGCCCGTGCTTTGCCTCGCGTAAGAGAAGTGATTGCTACGGGCACAGGAGCGATTGAAATAAAAAGTGGCTACGGCCTTACGACAAAAGATGAAGTTAAGATGCTGCGCGTGGCCAAGAGAATTGGCAGCGAAACTCCTTTGAAAGTAAAGACAACTTTTCTGGGCGCTCATGCCGTTCCGCAAGGCATAGCGAAATTAGATTACGTAAAATTGGTGATCAATGAAATGATTCCCGCTGTAGCGGAAGAAAAATTGGCCGACTACATTGATGTCTTTTGTGAGGATGGATTTTTTACCCCGGACGAGACGGAAAGAATTGTGGAGGCAGGTAAGAAGTTCGGAATGAAGCCACGCATTCATGCCAACCAATTGCAGCGTTCGGGTGGGGTGCAAGTAGGGGTAAAGACGAATGCCATGAGTGTGGATCATTTAGAAAATATTGACCAAGAGGAAATTGATTGCTTGAAAAATACCAGTGTGATGCCCACAGCATTGCCGGGCGCTGCTTTCTTTTTGAACCTTTCATTTCCTCCTGCCAGGCAGATGCTCAATGGCGGGTTGCCTTTGGCCATTGCTTCGGATTACAATCCGGGCAGTTCGCCCAGCGGAAATATGTTCACCATGATTTCGCTGGCCTGTATCAAAATGAAAATGACACCCGAAGAAGCGTTTAATGCAGCTACCATCAACACGGCTTATGCAATCGAATTACTAAAAAGTCATGGAAGCATTACCAGAGGCAAGATTGCTAATATCTTTATTACCAAACCCATTTCTTCCATTGCTTTGTTGCCCTATAGTTTTGGAAGCAATCTGATTGAAACGGTTGTTTTGAACGGTGTTGTAATTCCTAAGTCATAA
- a CDS encoding ABC transporter substrate-binding protein, with protein MNFLSLLNTQYSNLILSFSKAFLLCILLFSFSNLLAQDFKKDYRKAKELFKDGKYSEAMDAFSPLTVYDKENPYTEYAFFYHALSAQRIGFTSIAKNQFRQLKKLYPRWPQIDEVNYWLATIYFQQGEFFQAMKLLEVIQDNSFRSSQDSLKQAYLSKIKDVELLKMIGEDHPTDLEVARALATAIGRKGLPNEDIHLLDSITIQYNWRREDFMVIPPSRVRLKDRYRISLLFPFRAATLEPTPERKKNQQILELYQGMKLAVDSLAKTGVNVDLVAYDTDRNLETIQSLLSKPELKSSDLIIGPLFADEAKPVQSFSKENQINLIVNPVSSNSDFLKDNPNALLFQPSHETIGRKSAEWMAGKLKKKNCLVYYSDSPKDSVMAFNFIKRALELGIDVVYAEEVRKEKSAKILETLAKATQYDEFRNPTQFKLKKDSLGGIFVAAPDSPLIYTKVINSVETRGDSILVIGQEDWLEDNSLDYVKLERTQVVLASPNFTPFSGTAFSKFRKAFFDKHGILPSENSMKGYELMFVIGKAMNEYGTYFTDGLLTNGKPFPGVLTDGFWLQPSRDNGQISFISFSKGELKRL; from the coding sequence ATGAACTTTCTCTCATTATTGAATACTCAATACTCAAATCTTATTTTAAGTTTTTCAAAGGCTTTTCTCTTATGCATTCTTCTTTTTTCTTTTTCAAATTTGCTGGCACAAGATTTTAAAAAAGACTATCGCAAAGCAAAGGAGCTATTTAAAGACGGTAAGTACAGCGAGGCGATGGATGCCTTTAGTCCGCTGACAGTTTATGATAAAGAAAATCCCTATACTGAATACGCATTCTTTTATCATGCACTATCGGCACAACGAATTGGATTTACCAGCATTGCCAAAAACCAATTTCGCCAACTAAAGAAATTGTATCCGCGGTGGCCCCAAATCGATGAGGTCAATTATTGGTTGGCTACGATTTATTTTCAGCAGGGTGAGTTTTTTCAGGCGATGAAATTGTTGGAGGTCATTCAAGATAATTCTTTTCGCAGTTCACAAGATTCCTTGAAGCAGGCTTACCTATCTAAAATTAAAGATGTGGAACTGCTAAAGATGATCGGTGAGGATCATCCAACCGACTTAGAAGTCGCCCGTGCATTGGCCACCGCCATCGGTAGAAAAGGTCTTCCAAACGAAGACATCCATCTGTTGGATTCCATCACGATTCAATATAATTGGAGGCGCGAAGATTTTATGGTAATCCCACCAAGTCGCGTGCGATTAAAAGACCGCTATCGCATATCCTTGTTGTTTCCGTTCCGCGCGGCCACGTTAGAGCCAACCCCCGAGCGCAAAAAGAATCAACAGATATTGGAGTTGTACCAAGGCATGAAGCTGGCAGTTGATTCTCTTGCAAAAACCGGGGTGAACGTTGACTTGGTGGCCTATGATACAGACCGTAATTTAGAGACAATACAATCATTGCTTTCTAAACCAGAATTAAAATCGAGCGATTTGATTATAGGGCCACTTTTTGCAGATGAAGCAAAACCTGTCCAATCTTTCTCGAAAGAAAATCAAATCAATTTGATTGTGAATCCAGTTTCCAGCAACAGCGATTTTTTAAAGGACAACCCAAATGCCTTATTGTTCCAACCTTCGCACGAAACCATTGGCAGAAAGTCGGCCGAGTGGATGGCTGGTAAGTTGAAAAAGAAAAATTGCCTTGTTTATTATAGCGATAGTCCTAAAGATTCGGTGATGGCATTTAACTTCATAAAGCGTGCGTTGGAATTGGGTATTGACGTAGTGTATGCGGAGGAAGTGAGGAAAGAAAAAAGCGCTAAAATTTTGGAGACCTTGGCCAAAGCTACCCAATATGACGAATTTAGAAATCCAACCCAATTCAAGTTAAAAAAGGATAGTTTAGGCGGAATCTTTGTTGCAGCCCCTGATAGTCCATTGATTTATACAAAAGTGATCAACAGTGTAGAAACACGTGGTGACTCTATTTTAGTGATTGGGCAAGAAGATTGGCTAGAAGATAATTCATTGGATTATGTGAAATTGGAGCGAACGCAAGTGGTGCTGGCCTCGCCAAATTTTACACCCTTTTCGGGCACTGCATTTAGCAAATTCCGTAAAGCATTTTTCGATAAACACGGTATTTTACCTTCCGAAAATTCGATGAAAGGCTATGAGCTGATGTTTGTGATCGGCAAAGCCATGAACGAATACGGTACGTACTTTACCGATGGCTTGCTAACCAACGGAAAGCCCTTTCCAGGGGTGCTGACGGATGGATTCTGGCTGCAACCATCGCGAGACAATGGTCAAATTTCATTTATTTCTTTTTCTAAAGGCGAACTTAAAAGGCTCTAA
- the guaA gene encoding glutamine-hydrolyzing GMP synthase: MAEQILILDFGSQYTQLIARRVRELNVYCEIHPFNQVPTITPDIKGIILSGSPCSVRDAGSPDVDLDSFGKLPILGVCYGAQLMAHKSGGTVLPSQIREYGRAKLNRVDHHIDLLKEISLDSQVWMSHADTIALLSDQYEIIASTDSVKVAAFKKKNEPVYGIQFHPEVTHSLEGKNLLRNFVVHIAGCSQNWTPDQFVETTVLEIKSKIGNDKVVMALSGGVDSSVAAMLVHKAIGKNLYCIFVDNGLLRKNEFEQVLASYQGMGLNIKGVDAKDKFYSALKDLTEPEAKRKAIGKAFIEVFDEEAHKITDVKWLGQGTIYPDVIESVSVKGPSATIKSHHNVGGLPEKMKLKVVEPLNTLFKDEVRLVGKTLGIDSAILGRHPFPGPGLGIRILGDITPEKVHILQEVDSIYVNGLKKHNLYDKVWQAGAVLLPIYTVGVMGDERTYERVAALRAVVSVDGMTADWAHLPHEFLSEISSEIINKVKGVNRVVYDISSKPPATIEWE, encoded by the coding sequence ATGGCAGAGCAAATTCTAATCCTCGATTTCGGGTCGCAATACACACAACTCATTGCCCGCAGGGTGCGCGAGTTGAACGTTTACTGCGAAATACATCCTTTCAACCAGGTTCCTACCATTACCCCAGATATTAAGGGAATAATCCTTTCGGGCAGCCCTTGCTCGGTGCGCGATGCAGGGTCGCCAGATGTTGATTTAGATAGCTTTGGTAAACTACCCATATTAGGTGTTTGCTATGGAGCACAATTAATGGCGCATAAAAGTGGCGGCACGGTGTTGCCTTCGCAGATCCGTGAGTATGGTAGGGCAAAACTAAACAGGGTTGATCATCATATCGATTTGCTGAAAGAGATTTCGCTCGATTCGCAAGTATGGATGTCGCATGCCGATACCATTGCTTTGCTGTCCGATCAATATGAAATCATTGCCAGTACCGATTCGGTAAAAGTGGCCGCATTCAAAAAGAAGAACGAACCGGTTTACGGCATACAATTTCACCCCGAAGTAACGCATTCGCTGGAAGGAAAAAATCTGCTCCGCAATTTTGTGGTGCATATTGCTGGTTGCAGCCAAAACTGGACACCCGATCAATTTGTGGAAACCACGGTTTTGGAAATCAAAAGTAAAATTGGCAACGACAAAGTGGTGATGGCGCTTTCGGGCGGAGTGGATTCCTCTGTGGCGGCCATGTTGGTACACAAAGCGATTGGCAAAAATTTGTACTGCATTTTTGTTGACAATGGATTGCTACGCAAAAATGAATTCGAGCAGGTGCTTGCATCCTATCAAGGAATGGGATTGAACATTAAAGGAGTTGATGCAAAAGATAAATTCTATTCGGCTTTAAAAGATTTAACCGAGCCAGAGGCAAAGCGCAAAGCCATCGGCAAAGCGTTCATTGAAGTTTTTGATGAGGAAGCGCACAAAATCACAGACGTAAAGTGGCTGGGCCAAGGCACTATCTATCCAGATGTTATTGAATCGGTTTCGGTGAAAGGGCCATCGGCCACCATCAAATCACATCACAATGTGGGGGGGCTTCCCGAAAAAATGAAGTTGAAAGTGGTGGAGCCGCTAAATACTTTGTTTAAAGATGAAGTACGATTGGTGGGCAAGACATTGGGCATCGATTCCGCTATTTTGGGTCGCCATCCGTTTCCGGGTCCTGGCTTGGGAATTCGTATCTTAGGCGATATCACGCCAGAAAAGGTACATATCTTGCAAGAGGTCGATAGCATTTATGTGAATGGTTTGAAAAAGCATAATTTGTACGATAAAGTATGGCAGGCAGGGGCGGTATTGCTGCCCATTTATACAGTAGGTGTAATGGGCGATGAACGAACCTACGAACGCGTGGCTGCATTGAGAGCGGTGGTAAGCGTGGATGGGATGACCGCTGATTGGGCGCACTTACCGCATGAGTTTTTAAGTGAGATTTCGTCAGAGATAATCAATAAAGTAAAAGGAGTGAACCGAGTAGTGTATGATATTAGTTCGAAACCTCCAGCTACCATTGAGTGGGAATAG
- a CDS encoding adenine phosphoribosyltransferase → MPDLQLQSKLSALLRDIPDFPRPGILFKDITPLLANPSAVEEVTREIVLHYSKQNIEAVAAVEARGFIFGAMIAQGLNVPFIPVRKAGKLPFHKITEEYSLEYGKAAIEIHSDAIAKGSRVLIHDDVLATGGTATAAGNLVTKLGGVVAGYSFIINLSFLPGESLLKNNFLITPHYLMSY, encoded by the coding sequence ATGCCCGATCTCCAATTACAATCAAAATTGTCTGCATTGCTCCGCGATATTCCTGATTTTCCACGACCCGGAATTTTGTTCAAAGACATTACGCCTTTGTTGGCAAACCCAAGTGCAGTGGAAGAAGTAACACGTGAAATCGTTTTGCATTATTCAAAACAAAACATAGAAGCCGTGGCTGCCGTGGAGGCACGCGGTTTTATTTTCGGGGCAATGATTGCGCAAGGATTAAATGTTCCGTTTATTCCAGTGCGCAAGGCGGGCAAATTGCCGTTTCATAAAATCACCGAAGAATACTCATTGGAATATGGAAAAGCGGCCATCGAAATTCATAGCGATGCGATTGCAAAAGGTAGTCGCGTACTGATTCATGATGATGTGTTGGCCACGGGCGGCACCGCCACCGCAGCGGGCAATCTGGTGACCAAGTTGGGTGGGGTAGTGGCTGGGTATTCATTTATTATCAACTTGTCTTTTCTTCCTGGTGAGAGCCTGTTGAAAAATAATTTTCTCATCACTCCTCATTACTTGATGAGTTATTGA
- a CDS encoding bifunctional nuclease family protein, with protein sequence MEKRELYVIGLSSSVSQDGKNYALILQEVNGERKIPILIGLAEGQAIALVMEKLKTIRPITHDLFKNTIEGLGGNLKEVLIHTIDRGIFYSKLILLNAANEVVEVDARPSDAIALAVRFNCPIYSYEFIINEASVVESAGKLTLKKGSFAEYTIEELEELLASILAKEDYESAARVRDVLDRRKGLQ encoded by the coding sequence ATGGAAAAGAGAGAACTATATGTGATCGGGCTTTCCAGTAGTGTATCGCAAGACGGGAAAAACTACGCCCTTATTTTGCAAGAGGTGAATGGAGAGCGAAAAATACCCATCCTCATTGGCCTTGCTGAAGGACAAGCTATCGCCCTAGTGATGGAAAAATTAAAAACGATCAGACCGATCACACATGATCTTTTCAAAAACACGATCGAGGGGCTTGGTGGAAATTTAAAAGAAGTATTAATTCACACTATTGATCGGGGGATTTTTTACTCGAAACTAATCTTGTTAAATGCCGCGAATGAAGTAGTAGAAGTTGATGCGCGTCCTTCCGATGCCATTGCGTTGGCCGTTCGTTTTAATTGCCCCATTTATTCGTATGAGTTTATCATCAATGAAGCATCGGTAGTCGAGAGCGCAGGAAAACTAACGTTAAAAAAGGGCTCCTTTGCAGAATACACCATCGAGGAGTTGGAAGAACTGCTCGCTAGTATTTTGGCCAAAGAAGATTATGAGAGCGCAGCCCGCGTGAGGGATGTTTTGGATAGAAGGAAAGGATTGCAATAA